In the Candidatus Saccharibacteria bacterium oral taxon 488 genome, one interval contains:
- a CDS encoding threonine--tRNA ligase — translation MSEDKLYAMRHSLAHIMAAAVQRLWPDAKFGVGPVVEYGFYYDIDLGETKISEQQFNKIEKVMRRIIAEKQDFVCTKCPIDEAIQWAKDSHQPYKEELLNDLKRAGTTVAKDLDAAEMGTIAEGDSALDEVSFYTNGSFKDLCRGPHVANTSEVGAFKLMRVAGAYWRGNEKNPQMQRLYGVAFATQEELDKYLKKLELAKQRDHRKLGRELDLYTTSPLVGVGLPLFTPRGTILRDIVAQYSNQLRQRFGFEKVWTPHITKKDLYETSGHWAKFGEELFLVKSQETSDEMALKPMNCPHHTQIFASQPRSYRDMPVRYLETTTDYRDEKTGELGGLNRVRSLTQDDSHVFCRPDQIEQEINNLLSAAQELYGTINMKLRVRLSYRDDSDAYLGERELWASAQDQLKSAVEKVGLDYFEQEGEAAFYGPKIDFMATDAIGREHQVATVQLDFVQPQRFGLEYTDSDGNFTTPVMIHCALLGSIERFLSVFIEHTGGWFPFWAAPEQVRILTINDTVLDYVDEITTILSGVTLMKPIKYNDVRFTIDSRNESLGKKIREATVVKIPIQIIVGPKDQIARVVSIRTHAGEEQIPLEQLAEYVRGL, via the coding sequence ATGAGTGAAGATAAACTCTATGCAATGCGACACAGCCTGGCGCATATCATGGCAGCAGCCGTACAGCGATTATGGCCAGATGCGAAATTCGGAGTTGGTCCGGTTGTTGAGTATGGGTTTTATTATGATATTGATCTTGGTGAAACGAAGATCAGTGAGCAGCAGTTCAATAAAATTGAAAAGGTAATGCGACGAATCATTGCCGAAAAGCAAGATTTTGTGTGCACAAAATGCCCGATTGATGAAGCAATTCAATGGGCCAAAGACAGCCATCAGCCGTATAAAGAAGAACTCCTTAATGACCTAAAACGTGCCGGGACAACGGTAGCAAAAGATCTGGACGCTGCAGAAATGGGTACAATTGCTGAAGGTGATAGTGCGCTTGATGAAGTCTCATTCTACACAAACGGATCGTTTAAGGATTTGTGTCGTGGACCACATGTTGCAAATACCAGTGAGGTTGGCGCGTTTAAGCTGATGCGGGTTGCGGGCGCCTATTGGCGGGGCAATGAAAAGAATCCTCAAATGCAGCGACTATACGGCGTGGCTTTTGCTACGCAGGAAGAGCTGGATAAATATTTGAAGAAATTAGAGCTAGCCAAACAACGTGATCACCGAAAGCTAGGCAGGGAACTTGATCTATATACAACCTCACCGTTAGTGGGTGTCGGTTTGCCGTTATTTACACCTCGTGGAACTATCTTGCGCGATATCGTGGCCCAATACTCAAATCAGCTGCGTCAGAGGTTTGGTTTTGAAAAAGTCTGGACGCCGCATATTACCAAAAAGGATCTGTATGAAACGTCAGGCCACTGGGCCAAATTTGGCGAAGAGCTGTTTTTGGTTAAAAGTCAGGAAACCAGTGATGAAATGGCGTTAAAGCCGATGAACTGCCCGCACCATACGCAGATTTTTGCTTCACAACCTCGTAGCTACCGCGATATGCCGGTGCGCTACTTGGAGACGACCACTGATTATCGTGACGAGAAAACCGGTGAGCTTGGTGGTCTGAATCGTGTGCGCTCGCTGACTCAGGATGACAGTCATGTCTTTTGTCGTCCAGACCAAATTGAACAAGAAATCAATAATTTGCTGTCCGCTGCCCAGGAATTGTACGGTACTATTAATATGAAGCTACGGGTCCGACTCAGTTACCGTGATGACTCTGATGCATATTTGGGTGAACGTGAATTGTGGGCTTCTGCACAAGATCAATTAAAATCAGCAGTTGAAAAAGTTGGCTTGGACTATTTCGAGCAGGAAGGTGAGGCCGCTTTTTACGGACCAAAAATTGACTTTATGGCAACTGACGCTATCGGTCGTGAGCACCAAGTTGCGACAGTGCAGCTAGACTTCGTGCAGCCGCAACGGTTCGGCTTGGAGTACACAGATAGTGATGGCAATTTTACAACACCTGTGATGATTCACTGTGCATTGCTGGGTTCGATTGAGCGATTCCTGAGCGTCTTCATCGAGCACACGGGTGGTTGGTTCCCATTCTGGGCGGCACCAGAGCAGGTACGTATCTTAACAATTAATGACACTGTTTTAGACTATGTTGATGAAATAACAACGATTTTATCAGGGGTGACCTTAATGAAACCAATAAAATACAACGATGTAAGATTTACAATAGATAGTCGTAATGAATCCCTCGGGAAAAAGATTCGTGAGGCGACTGTTGTAAAAATACCAATACAGATTATTGTTGGGCCAAAGGATCAGATAGCACGTGTCGTAAGCATCAGGACGCATGCGGGTGAAGAGCAAATTCCGCTTGAACAGCTAGCTGAGTATGTACGGGGACTGTAA
- a CDS encoding cysteine methyltransferase, which yields MSELPIASLRDRIYILMAQLPDDKVTTYGDLAALSGHPHAARIVGGIAHGGPENLPWHRLVNAKGGLAVGFPGGQGVQRQLLEQDGIYCDERWRIIDFEERRWRPKL from the coding sequence TTGAGCGAATTGCCAATAGCTAGCTTGCGAGACCGGATCTATATTCTCATGGCGCAGCTACCTGACGACAAGGTGACGACGTACGGTGACTTGGCAGCACTGTCTGGACACCCGCACGCAGCGCGAATTGTGGGTGGGATAGCGCATGGTGGCCCAGAGAATTTGCCGTGGCATCGCCTAGTGAACGCGAAAGGTGGCTTGGCGGTAGGTTTTCCGGGTGGGCAAGGTGTGCAAAGGCAGCTACTTGAACAAGATGGTATTTATTGCGATGAGAGGTGGCGGATAATTGATTTTGAGGAACGACGATGGCGGCCGAAACTATAA
- a CDS encoding tRNA dimethylallyltransferase — translation MAAETIKAKLPLVVITGPTASGKTSLAIRLAKQYNGEIICADSRTIYRDMDIGTAKPTMTEREVVPHWGLDLVSPGEAFSAAQFKEYALQKISEIRSRGRLPFLVGGTGLYIDAVLFDFQFGDPPDSVLRCELEKKTVAELQYYCCKYNIKSPENNKNKRYLIRAIEQKNKNNRYEFMIRDNSIVVGIATNKEILRTRIMLRSEQLFSNNVVDEAIRLSRKYGWDNEAMTGNVYPLVREFLNKNITESELKRQFVVADWQLAKRQMTWLRRNPFIMWATLNSAEHYLSQLLAQA, via the coding sequence ATGGCGGCCGAAACTATAAAAGCAAAATTACCCCTAGTTGTTATCACGGGGCCGACTGCTAGTGGTAAGACCTCGCTAGCGATTCGTCTGGCAAAACAATATAATGGCGAAATAATTTGTGCCGATAGCAGAACAATATATCGAGACATGGATATTGGTACGGCAAAGCCAACCATGACTGAGCGAGAAGTAGTGCCTCATTGGGGTCTTGATTTAGTTAGTCCGGGCGAGGCATTTAGCGCCGCACAGTTTAAGGAGTATGCTTTGCAAAAAATAAGTGAAATTCGCTCTCGGGGGCGGTTACCATTTCTTGTTGGTGGTACGGGTCTTTATATTGATGCAGTACTTTTTGATTTTCAATTTGGAGACCCTCCTGATTCTGTTTTACGGTGTGAGCTAGAAAAAAAGACGGTAGCTGAATTGCAATATTATTGTTGTAAATACAACATAAAATCACCAGAGAATAACAAGAATAAGCGCTATCTTATACGTGCTATTGAACAAAAAAATAAAAATAACAGATATGAATTTATGATTAGAGATAATAGTATCGTTGTAGGTATAGCAACAAATAAGGAAATATTACGAACAAGAATTATGCTCAGATCTGAACAACTTTTTTCAAATAATGTTGTGGATGAGGCAATACGATTAAGTCGAAAATATGGCTGGGATAATGAGGCCATGACAGGTAATGTCTATCCGTTGGTTCGAGAGTTTTTGAATAAAAATATTACCGAAAGTGAATTAAAGCGGCAATTTGTTGTAGCCGATTGGCAGTTGGCGAAGCGACAGATGACGTGGCTGCGGCGCAATCCGTTTATCATGTGGGCGACGCTTAACTCTGCTGAACACTATTTGTCACAACTTTTGGCTCAGGCGTAA
- a CDS encoding transcriptional regulator: protein MIDALFGSKTRVKLLHLFLANPEKSFYVREITRLIGEQINSVRRELSNMLRVGVIVSNNYDNKLYYAANQQYAYFTPLKMIFADERPSEQVDHNKKNSIPWVNDIARLSGLKIAIVAGALVRGSTSRVDILLVGRLSESRVGVAIKKIEKAEGRELNYAVMSYDDFYYRLSVRDKFVMEIMNSKHSVVVDAESILG from the coding sequence ATGATTGATGCGCTGTTCGGCTCAAAAACGAGGGTGAAGTTACTACACCTGTTTTTAGCGAACCCTGAAAAATCGTTTTATGTTAGAGAGATTACGCGATTGATCGGCGAGCAAATTAACTCGGTACGGCGTGAACTATCAAATATGCTCAGAGTCGGAGTCATTGTTTCGAATAATTATGACAATAAGTTGTATTATGCTGCGAATCAGCAGTATGCATACTTCACGCCACTAAAGATGATTTTTGCCGATGAACGACCGAGTGAACAGGTTGACCATAACAAGAAGAACAGTATACCGTGGGTGAACGATATTGCTCGGCTGTCCGGGCTGAAGATCGCTATAGTTGCCGGTGCGTTAGTGCGTGGATCAACGAGTCGGGTTGATATACTGTTAGTTGGTCGGCTATCGGAGTCGAGAGTGGGTGTCGCCATTAAGAAAATTGAAAAAGCCGAGGGGAGAGAGCTGAATTATGCTGTAATGAGCTATGATGATTTTTACTATCGTCTGAGCGTTAGAGATAAGTTTGTGATGGAAATAATGAATAGTAAGCACTCGGTTGTGGTAGACGCAGAGAGCATACTAGGATAA
- a CDS encoding Zn-dependent hydrolase, producing the protein MFEVEYKGANNVIFTTKMVKIAFDPALSLVGLKDNLGGQDVEILSEDRFAASNVTPRLLFSGPGEYEVGDVSLKGVAAWRHIDTETDVKKSTIYRLAIGGVRVVIIGNVAPKLSESQLEEIGVVDVVVIPVGGGGYTLDATSAVHMVRQLEPKVVIPVHYADGALHYEVPQDDLSVFVSEMGVETVDAGPKWKVKGVASLPEQLSIIIVARS; encoded by the coding sequence ATGTTTGAAGTAGAATACAAAGGTGCAAATAATGTTATTTTTACAACGAAAATGGTAAAAATTGCGTTTGATCCAGCGTTATCGCTGGTTGGTCTTAAGGATAATCTCGGGGGGCAGGATGTTGAGATATTGTCAGAGGATAGATTTGCCGCAAGTAATGTAACACCACGGTTACTCTTCAGCGGTCCGGGTGAATATGAGGTCGGCGACGTATCTCTGAAAGGGGTGGCAGCCTGGCGACACATTGATACGGAAACTGATGTTAAAAAATCAACGATTTACCGTTTAGCAATTGGTGGTGTGCGTGTTGTGATTATAGGTAACGTTGCCCCAAAATTGTCAGAGTCTCAGCTAGAGGAGATTGGTGTCGTTGATGTTGTTGTGATACCGGTTGGCGGTGGTGGTTACACGCTTGACGCGACATCTGCGGTTCATATGGTACGCCAGCTGGAGCCGAAAGTAGTTATCCCAGTGCATTATGCTGATGGCGCGTTACACTACGAAGTGCCACAAGACGACCTGTCGGTGTTTGTTAGCGAAATGGGCGTGGAGACTGTTGACGCTGGGCCAAAGTGGAAGGTGAAAGGGGTGGCATCTTTACCTGAACAACTATCAATCATTATTGTCGCGCGGAGCTAG
- the rpmB gene encoding 50S ribosomal protein L28, whose translation MASRCELTGKGKQYGHNVSFSLRRTKRTFKPNLQKKTLVVDGQKVTLVLSTQAIRTLKKKGLLRPIQTKTA comes from the coding sequence ATGGCATCACGATGCGAACTAACCGGCAAAGGCAAGCAATACGGTCACAACGTTAGCTTTTCCCTTCGCCGTACCAAGCGCACTTTTAAGCCAAACCTACAGAAGAAAACTCTTGTAGTAGATGGTCAAAAAGTCACGTTGGTTCTGAGTACTCAAGCAATTCGTACTCTTAAAAAGAAAGGGCTGTTACGCCCGATACAGACAAAAACCGCCTAA
- a CDS encoding site-2 protease family protein: MVIMDLAYLGMVLVVILVSMTLHEAMHAFMGYFLGDDTAKAEGRLTLNPLKHIDPFMTLLLPLLLAMLGLPIFGGARPVPFNPQRVRHGEWGAAFVALAGPLTNLFLAFLAFGVGVVSGVITSGGLIQNILVGQIISLVVLVNLGFFVFNMLPLPPLDGSRVLYALAPEGVRRGMEWIERYGVMVVFIIIMIGQAAIGRIMAFATNGIIQFFCMIFGV, encoded by the coding sequence ATGGTAATTATGGATTTGGCATATTTAGGTATGGTCTTGGTGGTCATTCTCGTCTCAATGACGCTACACGAGGCGATGCATGCGTTTATGGGCTATTTCCTTGGAGATGATACAGCCAAGGCAGAGGGGCGGCTGACATTAAACCCGCTGAAGCATATTGATCCGTTCATGACGCTTTTGCTGCCATTATTACTAGCTATGCTAGGGCTGCCAATTTTTGGTGGTGCTCGACCGGTGCCATTTAATCCTCAGCGCGTACGACACGGTGAATGGGGCGCAGCGTTTGTAGCGCTTGCTGGGCCACTGACTAATTTGTTTTTAGCGTTTTTAGCGTTTGGCGTGGGTGTCGTCAGCGGGGTTATTACTAGCGGCGGGCTGATTCAAAATATATTAGTGGGGCAAATCATTAGCCTCGTCGTGTTGGTCAATTTAGGTTTTTTCGTGTTTAATATGTTGCCGCTGCCACCACTTGATGGGTCGCGGGTGCTGTACGCGCTTGCTCCAGAGGGTGTGCGCCGTGGCATGGAGTGGATTGAGCGCTACGGGGTAATGGTGGTGTTCATTATCATTATGATCGGACAGGCGGCAATTGGAAGAATTATGGCGTTTGCTACGAACGGTATTATCCAATTCTTTTGCATGATTTTTGGTGTATAA
- the rplT gene encoding 50S ribosomal protein L20, with amino-acid sequence MRVKRGVPGHAKHKKILKAAKGMQHNRTRSFRLAKQGVIRALQYAYRDRRNKKRDLRSLWITRINAAARQEGATYGRLMAALKAKNIELDRKVLAELAVNEPTAFTVIVKAAL; translated from the coding sequence ATGAGGGTGAAACGAGGCGTCCCTGGACACGCAAAGCACAAGAAAATTCTAAAAGCCGCTAAAGGCATGCAGCACAATCGAACTCGTAGCTTTCGCTTAGCGAAGCAGGGGGTAATTAGAGCTCTGCAATATGCCTACCGTGATCGACGCAATAAAAAACGAGACCTCCGCAGTCTGTGGATTACCCGGATTAACGCAGCCGCTCGCCAAGAGGGCGCAACGTACGGTAGGCTCATGGCTGCCCTCAAGGCAAAGAATATTGAGCTTGATCGAAAAGTGTTGGCGGAGTTAGCCGTTAACGAACCTACGGCCTTCACCGTAATTGTTAAAGCAGCACTATAA
- the rpmI gene encoding 50S ribosomal protein L35, with amino-acid sequence MPKLKTHKGTAKRIKLTSSGKLTRQRAFGGHFLAKKSKSRKRAINTTAKVTGSMAKNARRAMGV; translated from the coding sequence ATGCCAAAACTAAAGACCCACAAAGGTACCGCGAAGCGCATTAAGTTAACGAGCTCTGGCAAGTTAACTCGTCAACGTGCATTTGGCGGTCACTTCTTAGCCAAGAAGTCAAAAAGCCGTAAGCGGGCAATTAATACAACAGCAAAGGTAACAGGCTCGATGGCAAAAAATGCCCGACGAGCAATGGGAGTTTAA
- a CDS encoding translation initiation factor IF-3, with protein sequence MRINGAIRARELRVVGSDGEQLGIMPLRDALQAAEDAGLDLVEISPNANPPVAKIIDWGKFQYQKIKDQQRNKRAAKVGDLKQMRFGLKIGAGDLEVKLRKIRDFLANGHKVRIQVVYKGREMAHKEIGYELIQKITDQLEEEAILEQKPQMAGRNLSVVIRSK encoded by the coding sequence ATTCGTATCAACGGAGCGATCCGTGCTCGGGAACTGCGCGTTGTTGGTTCTGATGGTGAACAGCTGGGGATAATGCCCCTGCGCGACGCCCTTCAGGCGGCGGAGGATGCGGGACTTGATCTCGTTGAAATATCACCAAATGCCAATCCACCAGTCGCCAAGATTATTGACTGGGGCAAGTTCCAATATCAGAAGATCAAAGACCAGCAGCGCAACAAGCGCGCGGCAAAAGTCGGCGATCTTAAGCAAATGCGCTTTGGCCTGAAGATTGGCGCTGGCGACCTCGAAGTCAAGCTGCGCAAAATACGGGACTTTCTCGCCAATGGACACAAGGTCCGTATCCAAGTCGTTTATAAGGGTCGCGAGATGGCGCATAAAGAAATCGGCTACGAATTGATCCAAAAAATCACTGATCAGCTTGAGGAGGAAGCAATTCTGGAACAAAAGCCTCAGATGGCTGGTCGCAATCTGAGTGTGGTAATAAGGAGTAAATAA
- the gyrB gene encoding DNA topoisomerase (ATP-hydrolyzing) subunit B, which translates to MAKQTDKQAYDGSQIQVLEGLEPVRKRPGMYIGSTGYDGIHHLIKEIADNSIDEAIAGHATRVEVVLLEDGGVQVTDDGRGIPVDKHPKTGLSTLETVLTVLHAGGKFGGGGYKVSSGLHGVGSSVVNALSTKMIAEVVRDGQLYRVVFAAGSIVEPLEKVGKTDRPTGTRIIFYPDPTIFKETVEFDYKWVVSYLRHQAYLTKGVHTSVIDNRTGERQSFYFEGGIQSYVKHLNIGKDVLSNDVFYVERQVEDCMVEIAVQYNDTYIETVKPFANNVLTPDGGTHLIGFRSALTRVINDYARKNGLLKEKEDNLTGDDIREGLTAIILVKLPDPQFEGQTKNKLGNPEMRRYVEQVMNEYFAYYLEENPSIAKKIVGKATLAARARKAARAARDNVIRKGALDGMGLPGKLWDCSSKSPSDSEIYIVEGNSAAGSAKEGRDSKTQAILPLRGKVLNTERARLDKMFANKEIVAMIQAFGVGIGDQFDINGLRYHKIIIMTDADVDGSHIATLLLTFLFRYMKEVVEGGYVYLAKPPLYSINRGQKKIYAYDEDEKDKVLASLIADKKSRGTAIDDEQDVTKQAGVTISRFKGLGEMDADQLWETTMNPENRVLIQVSVEDAEEADAIFTRLMGDDVSLRKNFIQSWAKNANLEDLDI; encoded by the coding sequence ATGGCTAAACAAACAGATAAGCAAGCCTACGATGGCTCGCAAATCCAGGTTTTGGAGGGTCTCGAACCGGTGCGTAAGCGGCCGGGAATGTACATTGGTAGCACGGGGTATGATGGTATTCACCATTTGATCAAGGAGATCGCTGATAACTCAATTGACGAGGCAATCGCAGGCCATGCGACGAGAGTAGAGGTGGTGCTGTTAGAAGACGGTGGTGTGCAGGTGACTGATGATGGGCGCGGTATTCCGGTTGATAAACATCCAAAAACTGGTTTGTCTACTCTAGAAACCGTGCTGACAGTGCTGCATGCTGGTGGTAAGTTTGGCGGCGGCGGCTACAAAGTGTCATCTGGACTCCACGGCGTAGGCTCAAGCGTGGTAAACGCGCTTTCAACCAAAATGATCGCTGAAGTAGTGCGTGATGGTCAGCTGTATCGCGTGGTGTTTGCGGCTGGCAGTATCGTTGAGCCGCTCGAAAAGGTCGGTAAAACCGATCGGCCAACCGGGACGCGCATAATATTCTACCCAGATCCAACGATTTTTAAGGAGACGGTGGAGTTTGACTATAAGTGGGTGGTTAGTTATCTGCGCCACCAGGCATACCTCACCAAAGGCGTGCACACCTCGGTTATCGATAATCGAACAGGTGAGCGACAGTCATTTTACTTTGAGGGCGGTATTCAGAGCTACGTGAAGCACCTCAACATTGGTAAAGATGTTTTATCAAACGATGTCTTTTATGTTGAGAGACAGGTTGAAGATTGCATGGTAGAGATTGCCGTACAGTATAATGATACTTACATTGAGACAGTAAAGCCGTTCGCCAACAACGTGCTAACACCAGATGGCGGTACACACTTGATCGGTTTTCGCTCAGCCTTAACGAGGGTCATCAACGACTACGCGCGTAAGAATGGCCTGCTGAAAGAAAAGGAAGATAACCTGACCGGTGACGACATTCGCGAGGGCTTGACGGCAATTATCTTGGTTAAATTGCCTGATCCACAGTTTGAAGGTCAGACCAAAAATAAGCTCGGTAATCCAGAAATGCGTCGTTATGTCGAGCAAGTGATGAACGAGTATTTTGCGTATTATCTCGAGGAAAACCCGAGTATTGCTAAGAAAATTGTCGGCAAGGCGACCTTAGCGGCCCGGGCGCGTAAGGCAGCGCGAGCAGCTCGCGACAATGTGATTCGTAAGGGTGCGCTTGATGGTATGGGGCTGCCGGGTAAGTTATGGGACTGTTCAAGTAAAAGCCCGAGTGATAGCGAAATTTATATTGTTGAGGGTAACTCAGCAGCGGGTTCAGCCAAAGAGGGTCGTGACAGTAAAACCCAGGCAATTTTGCCGCTTCGTGGTAAGGTGTTGAACACTGAGCGAGCTCGGCTTGATAAAATGTTTGCCAATAAAGAGATCGTAGCGATGATCCAGGCATTTGGTGTTGGCATTGGCGATCAGTTTGACATCAATGGTTTGCGTTACCACAAGATTATCATCATGACCGATGCTGATGTTGACGGTAGTCATATCGCGACGTTGCTTTTGACATTCCTGTTCCGCTATATGAAAGAGGTGGTTGAGGGTGGCTATGTGTACCTTGCCAAGCCACCGTTGTACTCAATCAACCGTGGGCAGAAGAAGATTTATGCGTATGATGAGGATGAGAAAGACAAAGTATTGGCGAGCCTAATTGCCGATAAGAAAAGTCGTGGTACAGCAATCGATGATGAACAAGATGTCACCAAGCAGGCTGGCGTGACAATTTCACGATTTAAGGGTCTTGGTGAGATGGATGCCGACCAGCTGTGGGAGACAACGATGAATCCAGAAAATCGTGTATTGATTCAAGTCAGCGTGGAAGACGCCGAAGAGGCGGATGCGATCTTTACGCGGTTGATGGGCGATGACGTGAGTTTGCGCAAAAACTTTATTCAAAGCTGGGCAAAAAATGCTAACTTGGAGGATTTGGATATTTAA
- the gyrA gene encoding DNA gyrase subunit A — protein MVTETPTGLERRRLEHVMQDNFFRYSMSVIVDRALPDVRDGLKPVHRRILYSMNQNGNRSTAKFVKSARIIGDVMGKYHPHGDSAIYDSMVRLAQDWAMRYTLVQGQGNFGSMDGDPPAAHRYTEARLDKPAEELLTDIEKETVDFKDNFDGSEREPIVLPAKLPNLLLNGQIGIAVGMATSIPTHNLGELVDATVELINNPEATVDDLLKHVKGPDFPTGAIVYGGAPMRQAYATGRGSVMMRAVAEIQETKKGRHQIVVTEIPYGVNKATLIEKIGELHKEKRVQLADLRDESSRGKVRIVIELKKDAYPKKVLNQLYKLTALQTSFNYNMLALVNTMQPRILGLHDILSEFVKHRQSVVRRRTEFELKKAKARAHILEGYKIALDHIDEVIKTIRASKTQDEAEKNLRAKFGLSEIQAKAILAMQLRRLTGLEREAVENELRELLKLIARLEAILADEQEILNIIKTELLEMKEKYGDERRSKIINHELGKFSDEELIPDEEAVILLTGENYIKRTLLSDYRKQNRGGKGKRGMTTKEEDIIDQVVPANTHDYLLFFTNRGRIFRLKAYEVPAASLSAKGVAAVNLLQLQPEEKITAIIKHEKNAGDQGYLFMATKNGTVKKTPLGDYANIRTNGLIAIKLDDGDELRWIKKTDGKSDVIISTSAGQAIRFNEQDARPMGRAARGVRGVRLRPNDCVVGMDIVTSDEQTLLVISEKGFGKRTKVTNFPSHKRGGVGIKAAIVTAKTGPIISVQTIDPTMNEALLVSQNGQTIRLGLSDIKLLGRTTQGVTIMRLSDGDAVSSIGLMEKRPDEED, from the coding sequence ATGGTAACCGAGACGCCAACAGGCTTGGAGCGACGTCGACTCGAACATGTGATGCAGGATAATTTCTTCCGCTATTCGATGAGTGTCATTGTTGATCGGGCACTACCGGACGTGCGCGATGGTCTAAAGCCCGTACATCGCCGTATTTTGTATTCAATGAATCAAAACGGCAACCGTAGTACTGCAAAGTTCGTCAAATCAGCGCGTATCATCGGTGACGTGATGGGTAAATATCACCCGCATGGTGACTCGGCGATTTATGATTCAATGGTGCGCTTGGCGCAGGATTGGGCGATGCGCTATACCTTGGTGCAGGGCCAAGGAAATTTTGGCTCAATGGACGGAGATCCACCAGCCGCTCACCGTTATACTGAGGCGCGACTCGATAAGCCGGCTGAAGAACTACTAACTGACATCGAGAAAGAAACGGTTGATTTCAAGGATAACTTTGATGGTTCAGAGCGTGAGCCAATTGTGTTGCCGGCAAAATTACCAAACCTGCTACTGAACGGTCAGATTGGTATCGCTGTTGGTATGGCGACGAGTATCCCGACGCATAACCTGGGCGAGTTGGTGGATGCGACGGTTGAGCTGATCAATAATCCTGAGGCGACGGTTGATGATTTACTGAAGCACGTTAAGGGTCCGGATTTTCCGACGGGGGCAATTGTCTATGGAGGCGCGCCGATGCGTCAGGCATATGCGACTGGTCGCGGTAGTGTAATGATGCGGGCGGTGGCAGAGATTCAGGAGACCAAGAAGGGGCGACATCAGATCGTCGTCACAGAGATCCCGTATGGTGTAAATAAAGCAACACTAATTGAAAAGATTGGTGAATTGCATAAAGAAAAGCGAGTACAACTGGCTGACCTGCGCGATGAAAGTTCTCGAGGTAAGGTCCGCATTGTCATCGAGCTGAAAAAAGATGCGTATCCAAAGAAGGTGCTGAACCAGCTGTATAAATTAACAGCTTTACAAACAAGTTTTAATTACAACATGCTGGCACTGGTCAATACCATGCAGCCACGGATTTTAGGCTTGCACGATATCTTGAGCGAATTTGTGAAACACCGTCAATCTGTGGTGCGCCGCCGTACTGAGTTTGAGCTGAAAAAAGCTAAGGCAAGAGCGCATATTCTGGAGGGCTACAAGATTGCACTGGATCATATCGACGAGGTGATCAAGACGATTCGTGCCTCAAAAACTCAGGATGAAGCGGAAAAGAATCTGCGCGCTAAGTTTGGACTGAGCGAGATCCAGGCCAAGGCTATTTTGGCGATGCAGCTGAGACGCCTGACTGGACTTGAGCGTGAAGCGGTTGAAAATGAACTGCGCGAGCTTCTGAAACTGATCGCAAGGTTAGAGGCTATCTTGGCCGACGAGCAAGAGATCTTGAATATCATCAAGACTGAGCTCCTGGAGATGAAGGAAAAGTATGGCGACGAGCGGCGTAGTAAAATTATCAACCATGAGCTGGGTAAGTTCTCTGACGAGGAGCTAATTCCGGATGAGGAGGCGGTCATTTTGCTGACTGGTGAGAATTACATCAAGCGGACCCTGCTCAGTGACTATCGCAAGCAAAACCGTGGTGGCAAGGGCAAGCGCGGCATGACCACCAAAGAGGAGGATATCATTGACCAGGTGGTGCCAGCAAATACCCATGACTATTTGTTGTTCTTTACGAATCGAGGTCGGATTTTCCGTCTGAAGGCGTATGAAGTGCCAGCTGCCAGTCTCAGTGCCAAAGGTGTGGCGGCGGTGAACCTGCTCCAGCTACAGCCAGAAGAGAAGATCACCGCTATCATTAAACACGAGAAGAATGCTGGTGATCAAGGTTATCTGTTTATGGCGACTAAGAACGGTACGGTCAAAAAGACGCCGCTTGGTGACTACGCCAATATTCGGACAAATGGGCTCATTGCTATTAAGCTAGACGATGGTGACGAGCTGCGCTGGATCAAGAAAACAGATGGTAAAAGTGATGTAATTATTTCAACATCAGCTGGCCAGGCGATTCGTTTCAACGAGCAGGATGCCCGGCCGATGGGTCGAGCGGCTCGTGGCGTACGCGGGGTGCGTCTACGTCCGAACGATTGCGTTGTTGGTATGGATATTGTTACCAGCGATGAGCAGACACTACTGGTCATTAGCGAAAAGGGCTTTGGTAAGCGCACGAAAGTGACTAACTTCCCAAGTCATAAGCGCGGTGGTGTAGGGATAAAGGCGGCAATTGTGACGGCAAAGACTGGCCCAATCATTTCAGTGCAGACGATTGATCCGACGATGAACGAAGCACTGTTGGTATCGCAAAATGGTCAAACAATTCGTCTGGGCTTGAGTGACATCAAGTTGCTCGGTCGAACAACTCAGGGTGTGACGATTATGCGGTTGAGCGATGGCGACGCGGTGTCGTCGATTGGCCTAATGGAGAAGCGTCCAGACGAGGAGGATTAG